Within the Gemmatimonadaceae bacterium genome, the region TTCCCGCTCAGCTCGTTATCGAACGTGCGAATCGCCGCGTCGAACTCGCCCGCGCGAATCCGTCGTCTGACAAGATTGAGGTCCAGACGATCGATGTCGATTCGGGCGCCGATGCGCCGCAGCGCGGCCTGCACGAAGATTGCCTCCGGCTCCTCCTCCGTTGAGACAAGGAGCTTGATGGAGAGCTGCATACCGTCCCGCTGGCGGACGCCATCACCGTCCGTATCCGTCCATCCGGCGGCGTCGAGCAGCTCCACGGCTCGGGCAGGGTCGTACGGGAGCGGCTCGAGAAGCTCGCCGCGCCGAAACTGCCGCGCCGTGGAGAGGACATCTGCGATTGGAAGATTTTGCGGGAGATCGAGAACGCCCAGCAGCTCGCGCCGGTTTATCGCCAGCGTGAACGCACGACGCACCCGCGGATCCTTGAGAGCCGGATGCTTTTGGTTCCATGCGATAGCGCGGAGCTGCGCGCCATAAACCTCGTGGTATGCCGCGAATCGTGGATCTCTGGATACCTTGAGCTTTTCGGTGGAGCTCAGGTACACGGCCGCGTCCACCTCACCGCTCAGCAGGTCCGTAACTCCGGTGTTGCTCGTAAGCTTCAGGATTACCCGCTGGATTCTCGGCTTGTCGCCGAAATAGCTGGAATCCGCCTCAAGCTCCACAAAGGTCTTGGGGACATGCTTCACGTAGCGATAAGGTCCGTTGCCGACGGGGTGCGTCCAAAACTCCCACTGCGCAAACTCCTTGGGCGGCAACTTTTCCAGCAGGTGCTTGGGGTAATAGACTCTCCAGGTGCTGAGCGGGTCGGCGAGACTCGCTCCATAGGTGACGGTGTAAGTGCTGTCATTCAGCACCTCGAGAGTGGCGGAGCCGGGCGGATCCCAAAGCACGTCGGGATGCGCGAAAAGATCGTGCGTGAACTTCACGTCGTGCGCGGTCACCGTCACGCCGTCGTGCCAGCGGACGTCCGTGCGCAGGTGGATCGTCCAGGTGCGATAGTCCGGCGAGTGTTTCCAACGCCGGGCGAGACGGCCCTGCAATTCGCCCCGCTCGTCTAAAGCGACGAGCGGCAGGAACACGAGGAACTTGGCGGGCATCTCCCAATACGGTCCGAACACCCGCTCGTCGCCGGGATATGACACCGTGATAGTCGATGACCCTCGCTCCTGGTCGCGCGCGCAGCCGAGCCCGGCCAGCAGCAGAGAGCACGCCAGCAGCAGGGGCCAAGCGAGTCGCGGCGCGGGGCTCACCGCGTGCTGTCGTTTCGGTGTCACAAAAGATTCTTCTGGAAAGGGGATTGCCACCGACGGCTCCTGAGTCTCGATGAACAGGAAAGCGTCGTAGCTGCTACCCCATCTGGACCGATCAACGGAATGCTGAATGGGTCGGGCCAGAACCCGAATGAGTGGGGGCCTCGGCCGCAGCCACTTTGTATTTCTTCGGATCTACCTTGCCAGGTTCCTGTGAGTTCAGGAGTGAGACCGCCAACGACGACAACATCGTAACGAACACAAATGGCCTCATCTTTCGCTCCGACTTACAAGCACTCGACCGGCCCCTTACTTCATCCGATTGAAGAAATCCATATGGCTTGCCATGACGCCGCGCATCGCGTCCTGATTTGGTTCGAGCGTCCAGACATTCGGTTCGCTTGTGCCGCCGAGCAGAACGCCGTCCTTCCGGGACACCATGTCGCCGGCGATGTCCGCGATGTAGTCAACCTCAGGCTGGGGTGGGAGGACCGTGAGTTGCCCCTTCCGTGGATTCAGTTCCTGATCGTTGAACAGCGATCGTGCCCCGAGGCCCGTACAGTTCATAAGCACCGGTTCCGGCAGGGCAAGCAGCGATCGGAGATCGGGAAACTCGCGGACGACGATTCGTCCTCCGGCAAGCTGGAAATCCCGCATCAGCGCGTTCAGGAAGATCGGGGGCTCAATCAGAAGAGTCAGCCACCGGAGCACCCCCGCCGCGGGGAACGGATGGTCTTCGGGTCCTAGCTCCTGGAGATCCACATACAGATCCCGAAACGGATCGTTCTTGAGGCGTGCGAGGCGGGCGGCTCCGCCGTCGGAGTAGTTCTCGCGCCAATGCACACCGTAGTC harbors:
- a CDS encoding peptide ABC transporter substrate-binding protein, which gives rise to MSPAPRLAWPLLLACSLLLAGLGCARDQERGSSTITVSYPGDERVFGPYWEMPAKFLVFLPLVALDERGELQGRLARRWKHSPDYRTWTIHLRTDVRWHDGVTVTAHDVKFTHDLFAHPDVLWDPPGSATLEVLNDSTYTVTYGASLADPLSTWRVYYPKHLLEKLPPKEFAQWEFWTHPVGNGPYRYVKHVPKTFVELEADSSYFGDKPRIQRVILKLTSNTGVTDLLSGEVDAAVYLSSTEKLKVSRDPRFAAYHEVYGAQLRAIAWNQKHPALKDPRVRRAFTLAINRRELLGVLDLPQNLPIADVLSTARQFRRGELLEPLPYDPARAVELLDAAGWTDTDGDGVRQRDGMQLSIKLLVSTEEEPEAIFVQAALRRIGARIDIDRLDLNLVRRRIRAGEFDAAIRTFDNELSGNFGQLKMFGLGSPIGYRNPRVRELLETAGRTLHPDSLDAIYRSLMPIFQADVPMTFLYPGVMHAAARRRVRGLSSPYRAEPTVWMEHLWLERSTSR